A stretch of the Saccharolobus caldissimus genome encodes the following:
- a CDS encoding S41 family peptidase, translating to MKGYYMFPDIRGNTVAFTSDDDIWIMDLSQNKPIRLTSGIGISIRPKISLDGKRVAFTVIWLKSGKSGGDIYVTGDGESKRVTFFGTNNSRVAGWISEDEIIVITNFHTPFIQWTEAYKVNINDGNFEKLPFGIVSNIAIRDDIIVLARGYQDLPFWKGYKGGTKGELWISYNNGKTFTKFISLDGIVSWPMIVNDRVYFLSDHEGIANLYSVNLDGKDLRKHTNFTEYYCRNASSDGNRIVFQNGGDIYLYDPKSEQLIELEIDLPTDRKKRQPKFVNVTEYMTEAVVNGNYISLVSRGKIFLMRPWEGPAVQLGSKQGVRYRQIQLLPNGDVIAVDDSDKLVILGKDGSEKKIDKDFGRIERVKVSPDGKKVLISNNKLELWLYEIESNSAKLIDKSEYDIIFGMDWHPNSEWFAYSFPEGHNTQSIKLGHISGKVIRVTSPYGFDFSPSFDPDGRYLYFLSARHLDPTNDKLIFNLSFQRVVKPYLLVLSNAYSPFNQPLEEVSDKKEIELEGIEDRVIPFPVDEDNYVQIAGAKNNKIFLFSYPIRGFRSFTGEIYGKLEVYDLDSKTKELFADNVSGFSLSGDKSKILVMFKDSLRLVDVNAKIDFNAQGKKGGVVDLSRVKVYVEPEKEWRQMLWETWKLMKQNYWNEKNLPNWDSVLAKYEKLLDRISTRFELSDLLQEMQGETRTSHSYESAYDYETPEPLSTGGLGAEFEFDKENKCYKIVKIYVGDPTNENERSPLRDPGVQLNVGDCIKAVDGEEVKNNLYYYLLNKDQVILDVITRDGKNRRVTVKVLKDERFLIYRYWVERNREYVHEKSKGRLGYIHIPDMMFQGFAEFYRLFISEFDKDGLIIDVRFNRGGSISGLLLEKLMLKRMGYDIPRNGKPIPVPFFSSPKVLVGITNEYAGSDGDIFSYLFKKYKLGVLVGKRTWGGVVGILPRYRLVDKTYISQPEFAVHFEDIGLGIENHGVDPDIEIEIKPEDYAEDKDPQLDKAIELALKEISK from the coding sequence ATGAAAGGCTATTACATGTTCCCCGATATCAGAGGTAATACCGTAGCCTTCACATCTGATGACGATATATGGATAATGGATTTAAGTCAAAATAAGCCAATTAGGTTAACCAGTGGGATTGGAATTTCAATTAGACCTAAGATTAGTTTAGATGGTAAGAGAGTTGCTTTTACAGTTATATGGCTTAAGAGTGGAAAAAGTGGGGGTGATATTTACGTAACAGGTGATGGAGAAAGCAAAAGGGTTACCTTTTTCGGTACCAATAATAGTAGAGTAGCTGGGTGGATTTCCGAAGACGAAATAATAGTTATAACTAATTTTCACACTCCTTTCATACAGTGGACTGAGGCTTATAAAGTTAATATAAATGACGGAAACTTTGAGAAATTACCATTCGGGATTGTATCTAATATAGCTATAAGAGATGATATAATAGTTTTGGCTAGAGGTTATCAAGATTTACCTTTTTGGAAGGGATATAAGGGAGGTACTAAGGGAGAGTTATGGATCTCTTATAATAACGGAAAGACTTTCACTAAATTCATTAGTCTAGACGGTATAGTTAGCTGGCCTATGATAGTTAATGATAGGGTTTACTTCTTATCTGATCATGAGGGTATAGCTAATCTATATTCAGTTAACTTAGATGGTAAGGATCTTAGGAAGCATACAAACTTCACGGAGTATTATTGCAGAAATGCTAGCTCTGACGGGAATAGAATAGTTTTTCAAAACGGTGGAGATATTTATTTATATGATCCTAAATCTGAGCAGTTAATTGAGTTAGAAATAGATTTGCCCACTGATAGGAAGAAAAGACAGCCTAAGTTTGTGAACGTTACTGAATACATGACTGAAGCCGTAGTAAATGGAAATTACATAAGTCTAGTTAGTAGAGGTAAGATATTTTTAATGAGACCCTGGGAAGGACCTGCAGTACAATTAGGAAGTAAACAGGGTGTTAGGTATAGGCAAATACAATTATTACCTAACGGGGACGTAATAGCTGTAGATGACTCAGACAAGTTAGTCATCTTAGGAAAGGATGGAAGCGAGAAGAAGATAGATAAAGATTTTGGTAGAATAGAAAGAGTTAAGGTCTCACCTGATGGGAAGAAAGTACTAATATCAAATAATAAGTTGGAATTATGGCTTTATGAAATTGAAAGCAACTCAGCTAAATTGATAGATAAAAGTGAATACGATATTATTTTCGGAATGGATTGGCATCCGAATAGTGAGTGGTTTGCTTACTCGTTTCCTGAGGGTCACAATACACAGTCAATTAAGTTAGGGCATATATCTGGTAAAGTAATAAGGGTTACGAGTCCTTATGGTTTTGATTTTTCCCCGTCCTTTGACCCAGATGGTAGGTATCTGTATTTCTTGTCAGCAAGACATTTAGACCCTACAAACGATAAGTTAATATTCAATTTAAGTTTTCAGAGAGTAGTTAAACCTTATTTATTAGTCTTAAGTAACGCCTACTCTCCGTTTAACCAACCTTTAGAGGAGGTTAGTGATAAAAAAGAGATAGAACTAGAGGGAATAGAAGATAGGGTAATTCCTTTTCCAGTGGATGAGGACAATTACGTCCAGATAGCTGGGGCTAAGAACAATAAGATATTCCTATTTTCCTATCCTATAAGGGGATTTAGATCATTTACTGGCGAAATTTACGGTAAGCTTGAAGTATATGACCTTGATAGTAAGACTAAGGAACTTTTCGCGGACAATGTAAGTGGTTTTTCATTATCTGGGGATAAGTCTAAGATATTGGTAATGTTTAAAGATTCTTTAAGATTAGTTGACGTTAATGCTAAAATTGACTTTAATGCACAGGGTAAGAAAGGTGGTGTAGTAGATTTATCTAGAGTTAAGGTCTATGTAGAGCCAGAAAAAGAATGGAGACAGATGTTATGGGAGACATGGAAATTAATGAAACAGAATTATTGGAACGAAAAGAATTTACCTAATTGGGATTCAGTACTGGCTAAATACGAAAAACTTCTGGATAGAATAAGCACGAGATTTGAGCTTTCTGACTTATTACAAGAGATGCAGGGAGAAACGAGAACGTCCCATTCCTATGAAAGTGCTTATGATTACGAGACTCCAGAGCCCTTATCTACTGGAGGTTTAGGAGCGGAATTTGAATTTGATAAAGAGAATAAGTGTTATAAAATAGTAAAAATTTACGTTGGAGATCCTACAAATGAGAACGAGAGAAGCCCTCTTAGAGATCCTGGAGTACAATTAAACGTAGGGGATTGCATTAAGGCGGTAGATGGTGAGGAAGTTAAGAACAATTTATATTATTATTTACTGAACAAGGATCAAGTGATTTTAGATGTTATAACTAGAGATGGCAAGAATAGGAGGGTTACGGTCAAAGTATTAAAGGACGAGAGGTTCTTAATATATAGATATTGGGTTGAGAGAAACAGAGAATATGTACACGAGAAGAGTAAAGGTAGATTAGGTTACATTCATATCCCAGATATGATGTTTCAAGGATTTGCAGAGTTCTATAGATTGTTTATTTCAGAATTCGATAAAGATGGTTTGATCATAGATGTAAGATTTAACAGAGGTGGGAGTATATCTGGTCTATTATTAGAAAAACTTATGTTAAAGAGAATGGGATATGATATACCGAGAAATGGAAAACCGATTCCCGTACCATTCTTTTCCTCACCAAAAGTGTTAGTTGGGATAACTAATGAGTATGCAGGTTCAGATGGTGACATATTCTCATATCTTTTCAAGAAATATAAATTAGGTGTATTAGTAGGTAAGAGAACATGGGGAGGAGTAGTAGGGATTTTGCCTAGATATAGACTAGTTGATAAAACATATATCAGCCAACCAGAATTTGCAGTACACTTTGAGGATATAGGTTTAGGAATAGAGAATCATGGAGTAGACCCAGATATTGAGATTGAAATTAAACCAGAAGATTATGCTGAGGATAAAGACCCTCAGTTAGATAAGGCCATTGAGTTAGCTCTAAAGGAGATTAGTAAATAA
- a CDS encoding serine/threonine-protein kinase, with translation MQVTITLIEMPKSPITFEVNGITYNTYNHVIVVNQGDYIRIDEVIVNGIVYVPIMTRRYRLFGILDVEEENNVASRPLRVFDAYYEVKWIPATLIRFEGLPLDADIIFTDNSLPKTVKAYQKLFYFEPRYLTFLEVNYKGINYKPYPNSVYTNEKREYVIKYLPSTLPWLNQIVQGYYIERLLGEGATSYVFLARGSDNKKYVMKIFKIDKEVKGKTRTLSIERFKELSTEFSNLVTLSEKSERIVKVYGAYIDILRIKEILDGKYDTYVKYPPFILMEYMRGGDLEKMINNVIYSPDKEKIIAKIVHEIALALYEIHKVGMVHLDIKPKNIFFSNQPVNLNVFNNIIKLGDLGSATRVGMKPYQITIEYAPPEQLIYPANPMMDIYALGSVAYKMMFGITFNPVNMMEKIFDAIIYGESNLNSIYNRVISEITNKLSKLRNSGLEGVIKMMLNPDPVKRPTSKEVAELTESYNS, from the coding sequence ATGCAAGTGACGATAACGCTTATAGAAATGCCTAAATCACCGATAACCTTTGAGGTTAACGGGATAACGTACAATACTTATAATCACGTAATTGTAGTAAATCAAGGAGACTACATAAGGATAGATGAGGTAATAGTTAACGGTATAGTTTACGTTCCAATAATGACGAGGAGATATAGACTCTTCGGTATATTAGACGTTGAGGAAGAGAACAATGTAGCTTCAAGACCTCTAAGGGTATTTGACGCTTATTACGAAGTTAAATGGATACCGGCAACCCTAATTAGATTTGAGGGATTACCGCTTGATGCTGATATCATTTTCACCGACAATTCTTTACCCAAGACAGTTAAGGCATACCAGAAGTTATTCTATTTCGAGCCTCGTTACTTAACCTTTCTTGAGGTGAACTATAAGGGGATTAACTATAAGCCTTATCCTAACAGCGTTTATACTAATGAAAAGAGAGAATACGTAATAAAGTATTTACCATCCACTTTGCCTTGGCTAAATCAGATAGTCCAAGGTTATTACATAGAGAGGCTGTTAGGAGAAGGAGCCACTTCTTACGTCTTTTTGGCCAGGGGAAGCGATAATAAGAAGTATGTTATGAAGATATTTAAAATAGATAAGGAAGTTAAGGGTAAGACTAGGACGTTAAGCATTGAGAGGTTTAAGGAACTCTCTACTGAATTTTCAAACTTGGTTACCTTATCGGAGAAATCGGAGAGAATAGTTAAGGTTTATGGAGCGTATATTGACATTCTTAGAATTAAGGAAATACTAGATGGTAAATACGACACGTACGTTAAATATCCCCCATTTATTCTAATGGAATACATGAGGGGAGGAGATCTTGAGAAGATGATAAATAACGTAATTTACTCACCTGATAAGGAAAAAATTATAGCGAAAATAGTTCACGAGATAGCCTTAGCGTTATACGAGATTCATAAAGTAGGTATGGTTCATTTAGATATAAAGCCAAAAAACATTTTCTTTTCAAATCAACCGGTTAACTTAAACGTTTTTAATAATATCATAAAGTTAGGTGATTTAGGATCCGCAACTAGGGTTGGGATGAAGCCCTATCAGATAACTATAGAGTATGCACCACCTGAGCAGTTAATTTACCCCGCAAACCCCATGATGGACATTTACGCTTTAGGTAGTGTAGCTTACAAAATGATGTTCGGAATTACCTTTAACCCAGTAAATATGATGGAAAAGATATTTGACGCAATAATATACGGAGAAAGCAATTTGAACTCAATTTACAATAGGGTAATCAGCGAGATAACCAACAAATTATCTAAACTGAGAAACTCTGGACTAGAGGGCGTGATAAAAATGATGCTTAATCCAGATCCAGTTAAAAGACCTACGTCTAAAGAAGTAGCTGAGCTAACGGAAAGTTATAACTCTTAG
- a CDS encoding YbjQ family protein: MSYPEGNILVTTAETIPGYTIVEVLGVVVGITVRSRGLGGNLMAALRSIVGGEIKEFVEMAEQARMQALMRMIDRARELGANAVINIRFDSNELNQSMDEIIAYGTAVRVVKNS; the protein is encoded by the coding sequence ATGAGTTATCCGGAAGGTAATATATTGGTTACTACAGCGGAAACAATACCGGGTTATACTATAGTGGAAGTTTTAGGGGTGGTGGTAGGGATAACTGTTAGGTCTAGGGGTTTGGGAGGAAATTTGATGGCTGCATTAAGGAGCATAGTTGGTGGGGAGATTAAGGAGTTTGTGGAGATGGCAGAACAAGCTAGAATGCAAGCTTTAATGAGAATGATAGATAGGGCTAGGGAATTGGGTGCAAATGCTGTAATTAATATTAGGTTTGACTCAAATGAGTTAAACCAATCAATGGATGAGATAATAGCTTACGGAACAGCAGTTAGGGTAGTCAAAAACTCGTGA
- a CDS encoding 2,5-diamino-6-(ribosylamino)-4(3H)-pyrimidinone 5'-phosphate reductase, whose protein sequence is MRPYVIIYSTITIDGRLASKTGYSELSCPYDKQRQHELRAEVDAIMVGANTVRIDNPSLTIKYSKRRGDKIRVVVTTSLNLDPSYKIFNTPPPTIIYTLDDSKMDKFKDKGVIIRKFRKLNEILEDLYANFNVKKLMIEGGGHLIWNFIKEGLFDEIRVTISPRIFGNGVNFADGEGFNGEDSPKLRLIDAKLCECGNEIHLIYKK, encoded by the coding sequence ATGAGACCTTATGTGATAATTTATAGTACAATCACAATTGACGGAAGATTAGCCTCTAAGACTGGATATAGCGAGCTTAGTTGTCCTTATGATAAGCAAAGACAGCACGAGCTAAGGGCTGAAGTAGATGCAATAATGGTAGGTGCAAATACAGTTAGAATAGACAACCCTTCACTTACAATAAAATACTCAAAAAGAAGGGGCGATAAAATAAGGGTAGTAGTTACTACCAGCCTAAATTTGGACCCCTCATATAAAATATTCAATACTCCTCCCCCGACAATAATATATACATTAGATGACAGTAAAATGGACAAATTTAAGGACAAAGGAGTGATAATTAGGAAATTTAGGAAATTAAACGAAATACTTGAAGACCTTTACGCTAACTTCAATGTTAAAAAGCTCATGATAGAAGGAGGAGGACATTTAATATGGAACTTCATAAAGGAGGGTTTATTCGACGAAATAAGGGTCACGATTTCACCCAGAATCTTCGGAAATGGGGTTAATTTTGCAGATGGAGAGGGATTTAACGGTGAGGATTCCCCTAAGTTGAGGTTAATTGACGCAAAATTGTGTGAGTGCGGGAATGAAATCCATTTAATTTATAAGAAGTAG